CTCTTCGGCAAACCCCCTTCGACTCTAGTGCACTTCATGCGCTGCCATAAAATATGAGATAATAAAAAGTGAATTATGAGCCCGCGAGCATCTAcagctagaaaaaaaaaaaaaaaaatagccagcaaagcaaacagcagcatTTGATCCAGGCTATGGGCTATGCGCGACTAGCCAATGCCCTGTAGCCAGCATTGGTTCGTCTTGGGGCTTAGTTCATGCAACCAGATTGTGTTGCGTTTCTCCAGAGATAATCTCCATCTAATGCCtagactgattgattgattgattgactgattgattgattgattgatcgattgactgaatgattgGCTCATAGCAAGAGCTAGACAGCTGACTTTAGTTAACTGCAAGCACACCAAAACGGAATTTGGACAACTTCCACCCGCAACAGTGGAAAATTGGTGGAAAGCAAAACCTTATTGCTTAAACTTCGATCATGCTCAAGCCCATTTTCACAAATATCtgtgaaaattaattatggaCACGTTTCATACTCTCGGGCATTTCCACAAATTCTGTTTGCTAGAGTTAGTTAGAGATTAGTCGGACGAGGATTCTGGTTCAAACTCACCTCGGATAGACGGGGCGGGGCCTTAAGTACAGTTCGGTCGGTTTCAAACTCACATCTTTCAGAGATTTTGGAATCCACAGCCACAATACACGAAAAACAGCTGCAAGGATCTTCCCTTCCAGGATCTAGGTGAGAGTTTATTAAGTCTTATTTGATTGTATGCACAAAATCTAAGCTTCGTGCTGAGCTCAATGCACATTCACAGCAATCGCTAATATGCTGCAGCTGAAACagctacagggtattcgcAAGAGAAACGCTCTaacgtcaacaacaacaggacagagaagtacaaaaaaaaaaaataaagcacaaacacaaacacgcacacatttaattgcaattgtttgtttgcctgctagtttttatttgcactttaattatgaaaaatatgaaacgcagcagcagcaactgcaagcAGCAACTAATTTTTACAAGTTGCAGTTAAAGTTGACAGCTAAGTTGGCGGGGCGAGTCGGTGCGAAAAGGGAGGAGCCCCATTATGGCATAAGAAGCCAATTTATGGCAGGAGTCCGCCCAGGCCCGGCCAGGCAATTGCATAAGAAAATTAGCTCGGCTAATCGAATTGCGTTCAATTCACAAACACAATATTAAGCCCTGAAGGACAACTGGAACTgctttatgacttttaattaaaacgcaGCTCAAAAGATATCCAATTTATTGCAGCAGAGCGAGCTCTGCGCCTTGCCTCGTGTCCAAGCTGGACTCTTGGATAATCCATTTGAGACTTGTCGATTggtaaataccctgtagctgtGCTCTAGACGGGAGATAGTCTGAGCCCAGCCACAAGCGGCGCTAACAAAACATTCTCAATGGCAACTTCGGCCTCtgttgtccgatctttattCGATTTTCAGGTAATAAACGTGGCACACACCTAGCGTCGACTCAGATGTACCCAGAGTACCCTTCTCAGACAGAGGTCCATCGTATCTATACGCTCATAAGAGTTGCCTAGGTTCTGCTGCCATTATCCCAACTCGCATAAGACACGAAAGATCTTTCCGTTATCATAATAAGTCCGAGAAAGTCGTTGCTACCCTATGAAAATCGAGCACAGGCTATGTTCAGTTaagtgtttatatatttaatagttCTTGAAATCGCATTCgaaatacataaaaacaataattccATCAAAATTTTACAACtctaaacaattttttttttgtttttttggtttctttctttctcgtaGACGAACTAGTAAGTATGTGATTGATGTGGCttggtgtgtatgtgtgtgtgtctgttgattGATTGTTTGATTACTTgatcgattgattgattgattgattgactaattgattgactAGCTGTTTGAATTCCAGGCTGCTTAAACAATTGTTTGTTAACTAGATTAATTGATTGATGGCTTGATTAATTCGAGTGCTTGATGGtgattgattaattaattgagtgattgattgattaattgCTTAAGTATACAGTTAGATTGCTGGCTGGGCCGCAACTAAGCCTTAGCCAAGTGTTGGAAACTCAATTTCATCGTTCATATTGATGGGATCGGACACGCTCTCCGCCTCGGACTTGTTCAGCGGACGCCCCCCCGCCCAGCCGCTGAGATAGCCGCTGCGACGACGATCATCCTTGAACTTGAACTCAATATCCATGATGCGCTGCAGCCGGCCAACGCGCTGCGGATACATGGACGCATCATACTCCAGGCCCGAATCGTTGTCAGTTTCGATGGCTTCTTCTTGGGCAGCACAATCATCTTCTTCCAGTCCGGCTTATTCACCTCGCCCTCGCCGGCCTTGCGTATGTTGTAGATGGGCTTGGCCCGTTCCACGCGCATGGCGCGCCACTCCTCCACTGTTATGTACTTGGTGTCGTCCTCCTCGATCAGGTTCTCGCCgccctgctgttgctgcagctgcaactgttgctgctgctgttgttgctgctgctgctgctgttgctgctgcggctgctgttgctgttggcgctgttgctgctgcagctcgtTGAACGAATCGTCCTTGTCGGACTGCACGGGATTCTTCATGGCAATGCTCTGCTCCTCAATGTCCTTGATCACCGAGCCCCAGTTGTGGGCGCCGCCGCCATTTCGCTTGACCACCGCCTTGATGCCCGTCTTATCCGAGCCCGAATGGCGATCGAATTTGCTTTTGTATAGCCTGCCATAGCCATAGCCCCCGCTGCCTCCGCCCCCGCTGActccaccgccgccgcccttgttgctgttgctaatGATGCGGCTGGAGACGGTGCGCTCTCGATAATggcgctgctgcggctgcggcggctccagctgctgctgcagttgttgttgcagctgctgctgctgcaattggaactgcaactgttgctgctgcagctgcagctgttcgcgttgttgctgctgtcgctgcagctgcaactgttgctgctgcagctgctgttgctgctgctgctgctgctgctgctgctggtccaTGTTGGTCTTCTTTAGGTCTGTCTTGTTAAGGCCATTGTTGGTCATAAATGTGGCATTGGCTATCTTGATGCGATCGGACTTGAGGCCGTCGCCCTTGCCATGGCCATTGCCGTTGCTCTTCGAGATTAGCAGCTTGTGCTGTAGGGGCTTTTTGTTGAGGATGAGGGGTCTTGGCCTTGTCGCCGCCGTTTGGAAGCTTGCTGCGCTTGTGCTTCGGCTGGCCGCCGGTCTCCTGCAGCTTCTTTTGGCCAAGGCACAGATCGCTGGCATCATCGTCGATGAAGAGCAGCTGATAGCGATTGTTGCCCAACGATTCcatttctttgcttttttcgACACAATAATGCTTCTAAGCTTTTTCACAATATTTTTCCTTTCTCTCGCCAGCTCACGCAATCGTGTCAAAATAAACTCAACTACAGCTGCCCTGACACAAAATCAGTTCCAAACTTGTCCAGGACTACTAGCTCGCTGCGAGAATGCGAATCGGAAACGGGCCAGGGTTGCCAGCCAGgctgcagaaaaaaaaaaaaaaactaaacaaaggCGACAGCTCTAGACAGCAGAGTTGCACAATTCAAGTTGCTCCGACTCAAGAGTTTTATGGCTATGCTAGCTTTTAGCGAGCATTCATGTGACCATGGAGGTGAACATGGAGGTGAGCTGCACTTAGAAGGCGAGTCATGTACTCATAAATTATATGTTAAGCTCAGCTCGCAAGTCAACTTCTTATATTTGAAGAGAACATGTTTTCAGCCTAGCAGAAGTGAAACAAAACTCAACTTGGAGCTGGCCAAGAGCTGTCAGCTATTAATGCAAGTTTTGGCTTAATACACATAACAAGTTAATCTGACCATGGAGGTGGGCATGAAAGACGCTTGAGCCGAGCCCTGGTGCAGATGAAGATTATGTTGCAAGGCCGAGCACAACTTCTCGGCCAGAATAGATGAAGGTAATGCGTTTGCATTAGCTTGCACAGAAACATCTTTGAATAGCCCCAAAGTCAAAGACGACGttcagatatatatgtataagaaaAGTTTCGAGTCTGGACTTAGGCCTACTGCAGGCTTTTAATGGCTTGGGCTGAGCTCCAACTGGAACTCTTATGTTAGGCAACACAGAGGTCTGCCTGACTAATCCTTCAAACGTTTTTCATATGCGAGATTTGCAGACATTTTTTCTAACACCCTGCAGCACTGAACAATATTTAAGAAGCCAGCAGAAAGCATCTACGACCACATGGAGTACATGTACGCAGATTAATGATATTTCATTTTCCTGGATTTCCCCCAGCTCCTCTTGGTTATGTATGTCAAGAGGACATTACTCGAGATATGTCGGGTTAGCACAGTCGCTGCAGGGCATCTACTAGTCAGGCACACCCGACCAAAGCAATGTTGTTTTGCTTTCTTCAGGCTACTTCAAAACAACTTTAAGCCTGGCGTTAATTTCCTGTTGCCGCCCACGAGGCGACCGCAGACTCGGCGAGATTTATCCCCCAGCTAACTCTTCAAAAAATAAGTactatatagtgacatatccatagtcgcacccaccctttaacataacttagcacataagcataagcacattataaacatttctaatattgtaaacaaagagcctggtgataacatcgacattggtcaagatcaaactgtccccctttggtagacataaacaattcaccctaaatatcacgccactgtcaatgttcccatcaagtactatcccacgcataattgctgacgcagctcaaacttcactcaattttgactcaaactctctcaaagcgaagttttgctaagcgaccgcaacagttagataaatcagttcatattcgggaagcaaatctgaatgtactcaacaaaagtagccgttaagtgaaaataataaattgaaaatatattttttatagtaacctaacgtgtaaaaacttaattggcgcagccggtaggatacgtcgggaaaaattaaagatcgctaaaggataattaattcccagatctaacgcacaatcgcgaccgaaagtgttgtcggagtgtaataaaaattttctcgaatacgtatccgcacaagaaccttcgggtcattagtagcttaataatattgaccctttgggcaataaagctactacagttaataacgactggctttgcatatcgtttgatccctgcaatacgttttattactgagtctttttaagacacacacacaaaaataaaaaaaaacatttgcacaataatcatcacaaactttaacttaaaataaaagtgcaaaatcaaagaacaataaagttcaaacctacaaaactcaaaactattcaaaaaaaagtgtattacaccaagatgacaatggaattatcagaacaacacct
The sequence above is drawn from the Drosophila virilis strain 15010-1051.87 unplaced genomic scaffold, Dvir_AGI_RSII-ME tig00001124, whole genome shotgun sequence genome and encodes:
- the LOC116652283 gene encoding transcription activator GAGA-like; this translates as MMPAICALAKRSCRRPAASRSTSAASFQTAATRPRPLILNKKPLQHKLLISKSNGNGHGKGDGLKSDRIKIANATFMTNNGLNKTDLKKTNMDQQQQQQQQQQQQLQQQHNSNKGGGGGVSGGGGSGGYGYGRLYKSKFDRHSGSDKTGIKAVVKRNGGGAHNWGSVIKDIEEQSIAMKNPVQSDKDDSFNELQQQQRQQQQQPQQQQQQQQQQQQQQQLQLQQQQGGENLIEEDDTKYITVEEWRAMRVERAKPIYNIRKAGEGEVNKPDWKKMIRVGRLQRIMDIEFKFKDDRRRSGYLSGWAGGRPLNKSEAESVSDPINMNDEIEFPTLG